A part of Acipenser ruthenus chromosome 12, fAciRut3.2 maternal haplotype, whole genome shotgun sequence genomic DNA contains:
- the alg3 gene encoding dol-P-Man:Man(5)GlcNAc(2)-PP-Dol alpha-1,3-mannosyltransferase isoform X2: MAAGAGGARKRSAGPPSPIWGTLRALWKDKQRVLFKPEYTLLVTAALWIAEIGINAWVIHRVEYTEIDWKAYMDEVEGVINGTYDYTQLKGDTGPLVYPAGFVYIFTVLYYVTGRGRDVRLGQYLFAVFYLITLLLVFRIYLRTSKVPPFVFFFMCCASYRIHSIFILRLFNDPVAMMLLFVAVNLFLDGRWTLGCCFYSLAVSVKMNVLLFAPGLLFLLLCEFGLLRSIPRLSLCAAIQVALGLPFLLENPLGYVSRSFDLGRQFLFEWTVNWRFLPEEIFLSRYFHLALLGAHLSMLLLFTLYRWNRSEESIIALLKDPAQRKHTSPKLTADHILVLVHCWNSDTQHRSPTRCSPPTSSGCVSAARCTTSSMCGTSTRCPTCCGVAGSQSWLPCSGC; the protein is encoded by the exons ATGGCAGCTGGAGCAGGAGGTGCGAGAAAGAGATCTGCGGGACCCCCATCTCCGATTTGGGGGACCCTGCGCGCTCTATGGAAGGATAAGCAGCGGGTTCTGTTCAAACCCGAGTATACCCTGCTCGTGACCGCGGCACTTTGGATCGCCGAGATCGGGATCAATGCCTGGGTGATCCACCGAGTTGAAT ATACAGAGATTGATTGGAAAGCCTACATGGATGAGGTGGAGGGGGTTATCAATGGAACGTACGATTACACTCAGCTGAAAGGAGACACTGGCCCCTTGGT GTACCCAGCTGGCTTTGTGTACATCTTCACAGTGCTGTACTACGTGACTGGCCGGGGGAGGGATGTTCGGCTGGGTCAGTACCTCTTCGCTGTCTTCTACCTCATCACGCTGCTCCTGGTGTTTCGTATCTACCTCCGCACCAGCAAG GTGCCCCCCTTCGTATTCTTCTTCATGTGCTGTGCCTCCTATCGGATCCACTCCATCTTCATCCTGCGGCTCTTCAATGACCCCGTGGCCATGATGCTTCTCTTCGTGGCGGTCAACCTCTTCCTGGATGGCCGCTGGACGCTGGGCTGCTGCTTCTACAG TCTGGCAGTGTCTGTGaagatgaatgtgttgctgtTCGCTCCCGGGCTGCTGTTTCTGCTGCTCTGTGAGTTCGGGCTGCTGAGGAGCATCCCCAGGCTCTCCCTCTGTGCAGCTATACAG GTGGCGCTGGGCCTCCCCTTCCTGCTGGAGAACCCGCTGGGCTACGTGAGCCGCTCCTTTGACCTGGGCCGGCAGTTCCTCTTCGAGTGGACTGTGAACTGGCGCTTCCTCCCGGAGGAGATCTTCCTCAGCCGCTATTTCCACCTGGCCCTGCTGGGGGCGCACCTCTCCATGCTGCTGCTCTTCACTCTCTACCGCTGGAACAG GTCTGAGGAGAGCATCATCGCCCTGCTGAAGGACCCAGCCCAGCGCAAACACACCTCGCCGAAGCTCACTGCTGACCATATCCTTGTATTGGTGCACTGCTGGAATTCAGACA CGCAGCACAGATCACCTACACGCTGTTCACCTCCAACTTCATCGGGGTGTGTTTCAGCCGCTCGCTGCACTACCAGTTCTATGTGTGGTACTTCCACACGCTGCCCTACCTGCTGTGGAGTGGCCGGGTCACAAAGCTGGCTCCCTTGCTCAG GGTGCTGA
- the vwa5b2 gene encoding von Willebrand factor A domain-containing protein 5B1 isoform X1: protein MPGLLNRSSWAPLLLKASCVKSCANGYFLGLNAHLTYTNPDSEPVEGVFVYPLQEREVVVGFEAMTAGRVLSVQIQSRARPEDCSLDCCGSSSMELQCTNGHLILDEDTERTTFIIGIGVISPLDIVTVIISTTQELPTLENGAIHLLFPSVFTPIVTGETVQTKSESGGSCDENGCFRAVPGKQDKPSDSAQLCAHTIFTGQATNPQPYEMNFELLVRGACLLAGLESPTHALRADGDPSAKSASATYITLAEEHPYNCNLEIILHLSEPHTPHVLLEEGRLTFQEYEQHIRGRRDFIHCSRKEAESDKRLELVRKRFHKDILLNPVLMLNFCPDLRGAPGDLHRVTRELVFLIDRSGSMSGANIHKIKEAMILAIKSLPPGTLLNIVGFGSTIKTLFSASRVCSEDALSLACEYLQKMRADMGGTNILGALSWVFQQPVHRGYPRQLFILTDGKASNAGKVIELVRRHASTARCFSIGLGPHVCPRLLRGVSRVTGGTAEFLSDGERVQPKLIKSLKKALEPALSDVRIDWYVPDNVEALLSPNEIAPLYPGDRLIGYCTVYDVSAFRSKKAGQSKARGSKGQARGSVSSVSQDDLSTPSAGELCRPPERIDIEEALCEISREISSEFSCASTADTGGELDFSSDIRRRILQSSYVQEQYILTRCSVSSESPSSREITMETGSLPQGLEKVSQQGPRSLSRWESPWKPPQQTEAGGVKPEVTMASGSSEEAQRKQRSLARSALSSRSFSSPQGELDMHRLRRALEKVSFDQVMGGRLEESDGATHSMPRKSLTGSNSLLFPASPLDWDSFTDPEYLFSALPPEEAAPPGTDAPTMHCRSLIHGLIGGEPVSWEATASLVSLFAPRAASNRGDVWDEMGHQLTARSVIRDFEIMAEKEVEIEHGPAKRNRLKAIQTSKGCNTISMYTTFTAVDSSTQEGLPASVEVRNAGVRFGPRRGSRSGSRRQRAYSVGLGRRPSSRDSEELDDAFAPTERDDTPASPCSTISWDSSLGGSWYPGSPSAMSVRSQPSVESKTVESFFGSRFSLSRFRGSSSSGKPPPLKPQCVSAEMEESPETETTDYLSLVRLQLASGAFLLNDLYSEKVQIPLERLKRASPFTSHRSSLSPPSCCTSPRAAAGSTPKPTLSQQEPGSLKTNNRRTTGGPFTEGDTITLLDPALTSAPDFSGVLQQADSGRGSETDVCEGSPVQSEAGVAPFDLSSEQQAERDLEGSSWATAVALAWLEHRCAGFFVEWELVAAKADSWLRAQQLPEGMDQAGLKGAARQLFLLLRHWDENIKLNILCYNPNNM, encoded by the exons ATGCCAGGACTGCTGAACCGCTCCTCCTGGGCTCCTCTGCTGCTCAAAGCCTCCTGTGTGAAGTCCTGTGCCAATGGCTACTTCCTGGGCCTCAATGCCCACCTCACCTACACCAACCCCGACAGCGAGCCCGTGGAAG GTGTGTTCGTGTACCCCCTGCAGGAGAGGGAGGTGGTGGTCGGGTTCGAGGCCATGACCGCGGGGAGGGTGCTCAGTGTTCAGATCCAGAGCCGAGCCAGGCCTGAAGACTGCTCTCTGGACTGCTGCGGGAGCTCCAGCATGGAGCTGCAGTGCACGAACG GACACCTGATTCTGGATGAAGACACGGAGCGAACCACTTTCATCATTGGCATTGGGGTGATCAGCCCCCTGGATATTGTGACAGTGATCATCAGCACCACCCAGGAGCTCCCCACGCTGGAGAATGGCGCAATCCACCTGCTGTTCCCTTCAGTGTTCACTCCCATAGTGACAGGCGAGACAGTGCAGACCAAGAGCGAGTCAGGGGGGAGTTGTGATGAGAACGG CTGTTTCAGAGCGGTGCCTGGGAAACAGGACAAACCGTCTGACTCTGCCCAGCTGTGTGCCCACACTATCTTCACAGGACAGGCAACGAATCCACAGCCCTACGAGATGAACTTCGAGCTGCTCGTCAGAGGGGCCTGTCTACTGGCCG GGTTGGAGAGCCCCACTCACGCCCTGAGAGCCGACGGGGACCCCAGTGCCAAGTccgcctccgccacctacatcacACTGGCTGAAGAGCATCCCTACAACTGCAACCTGGAGATCATCCTGCACCTGAGCG AGCCTCATACCCCCCATGTGCTGCTGGAAGAGGGGCGGCTCACCTTCCAGGAGTACGAACAGCACATCCGCGGCCGGAGAGACTTCATTCACTGCAGCAGGAAGGAGGCCGAGTCGGACAAGAGG CTGGAGCTCGTGCGGAAGCGCTTCCACAAGGACATCCTGTTGAACCCGGTCCTGATGCTGAACTTCTGCCCAGACCTGCGTGGAGCCCCCGGCGACCTCCACAGGGTCACGCGGGAGCTGGTGTTCCTCATCGACCGGAGCGGCAGCATGAGCGGAGCCAACATCCACAAGATCAAG GAGGCGATGATCCTGGCTATCAAGAGCCTGCCCCCCGGGACCCTGCTGAACATCGTGGGCTTCGGATCCACCATCAAGACCCTCTTCTCCGCCAGCAGGGTCTGCAGTGAG GACGCCCTCTCCTTGGCCTGCGAGTACCTTCAGAAGATGAGAGCTGACATGGGGGGCACCAACATACTGGGGGCTCTGAGCTGGGTGTTCCAGCAGCCAGTGCACCGGGGATACCCGCGGCAACTCTTCATCCTCACCGACGGCAAGGCCAGCAATGCAGGCAAGGTGATCGAGCTGGTGAGGAGGCACGCCAGCACTGCCAG GTGCTTCAGTATAGGGCTGGGTCCTCATGTCTGCCCTCGGCTTCTGAGGGGCGTGTCCAGGGTGACAGGTGGGACAGCAGAGTTCCTCAGCGATGGTGAGAGGGTGCAGCCCAAg CTCATCAAATCTCTTAAGAAAGCATTGGAACCAGCCCTCAGCGACGTGCGGATAGACTGGTACGTGCCAGACAATGTGGAGGCCCTGCTCTCGCCCAATGAGATTGCTCCTTTGTACCCGGGGGACCGCCTCATTGGTTACTGCACTGTTTACGACGTTTCTGCCTTTCGGAGCAAGAAGGCTGGT CAGTCGAAGGCGCGGGGCTCAAAGGGGCAGGCACGGGGCTCGGTCAGCTCCGTGTCCCAGGATGACCTGTCCACCCCCTCGGCTGGAGAGCTCTGCCGCCCCCCTGAGCGCATTGACATCGAGGAGGCCCTGTGTGAGATCTCCCGCGAGATTTCATCTGAGTTCTCCTGCGCCAGCACGGCAGACACAG GTGGAGAGCTGGATTTCTCGAGTGACATTCGCAGACGGATCCTGCAGTCCTCTTATGTCCAGGAGCAGTACATCCTGACGCGGTGCTCAGTCAGCAGCGAGTCGCCCAGCTCTCGCGAGATCACCATGGAGACGGGCTCGCTGCCACAGGGTCTGGAGAAGGTGTCCCAGCAAGGCCCAAGGAGCCTGTCACGCTGGGAGTCACCATGGAAACCACCACAGCAAACCGAGGCAGGAGGAGTGAAACCTGAG GTGACCATGGCGTCGGGCAGCTCGGAGGAGGCTCAGCGGAAGCAGAGGTCCCTGGCCCGCTCTGCCCTGTCCAGCCGCAGCTTCTCCTCCCCGCAGGGAGAGCTGGACATGCACCGGCTGAGACGCGCACTGGAGAAGGTGTCCTTCGACCAGGTTATGGGCGGGAGGCTGGAGGAGAGCGATGGGGCGACGCACTCCATGCCACGCAAGAGCCTGACCGGCTCCA acagcctGCTGTTCCCTGCCTCCCCTCTAGACTGGGACTCCTTCACCGACCCTGAGTATCTCTTCTCTGCCCTGCCCCCCGAGGAGGCAGCCCCGCCTGGGACTGACGCCCCCACGATGCACTGCCGCTCCCTCATTCACGGCCTGATTGGTGGGGAGCCTGTGTCCTGGGAGGCGACAGCCAGTCTGGTGTCTCTGTTTGCTCCCAGGGCGGCGAGCAACCGGGGGGATGTCTGGGATGAGATGGGGCACCAACTGACCGCGCGCTCCGTCATCCGAGACTTCGAGATCATGGCAGAGAAAGAGGTGGAAATCGAGCATG GGCCTGCCAAGAGGAACCGTCTGAAAGCCATTCAGACCAGCAAAGGCTGCAACACCATCTCCATGTACACCACCTTCACAGCGGTGGACTCCAGCACACAGGAGGGACTGCCTGCCTCGGTGGAAGTGCGCAATGCAG GAGTGCGGTTCGGTCCTCGCAGGGGTTCTCGTTCAGGGAGCCGCCGTCAGAGAGCGTACTCCGTGGGTCTGGGGCGCCGGCCGTCCAGCCGGGACTCTGAGGAGCTGGACGATGCCTTCGCACCCACAG AGAGAGATGACACTCCAGCCTCTCCCTGCAGCACGATCTCCTGGGACAGCA GTCTCGGGGGCAGCTGGTACCCAGGCAGTCCCTCCGCCATGTCTGTGCGATCGCAGCCCTCGGTGGAGAGCAAGACTGTAGAGAGCTTCTTTGGGTCCAG GTTCAGCCTGTCCAGGTTTCGGGGCTCCAGTTCTTCAGGAAAGCCACCACCCCTCAAACCGCAGTGTGTCTCAGCTGAGATGGAGGAGTCTCCTGAGACAGAGACCACAGACTACCTCTCTCTG GTGCGTCTCCAGCTGGCGTCGGGGGCGTTCCTCTTGAATGATCTCTACTCCGAGAAGGTCCAGATACCCCTGGAGCGTCTGAAGAGAGCATCTCCCTTCACCAGCCACCGCTCCAGCCTCAGCCCCCCATCCTGCTGCACCTCCCCACGGGCAGCAGCAGGCAGCACCCCCAAACCCACACTTTCCCAGCAGGAGCCTGGGAGCCTTAAAACCAACAACCGCAGAACCACCGGGGGTCCCTTTACTGAAGGGGACACCATCACCCTCCTTGACCCTGCACTGACCTCGGCTCCAGATTTCAGCGGAGTGCTGCAGCAGGCAGACAGCGGGCGCGGCTCCGAGACAGACGTGTGCGAGGGCTCCCCTGTCCAATCAGAGGCAGGCGTGGCGCCCTTCGACCTCTCCAGCGAGCAGCAGGCAGAGAGGGACCTGGAGGGCTCAAGCTGGGCGACGGCAGTGGCTCTGGCCTGGCTGGAGCACCGCTGCGCCGGCTTCTTCGTGGAGTGGGAGCTGGTCGCCGCCAAGGCCGACTCCTGGCTGCGCGCCCAGCAGCTGCCCGAGGGCATGGACCAGGCTGGCCTGAAGGGGGCAGCACGCCAGCTGTTCCTGCTGCTGCGCCACTGGGACGAGAACATCAAGCTCAACATTCTGTGCTACAACCCCAACAACATGTGA
- the alg3 gene encoding dol-P-Man:Man(5)GlcNAc(2)-PP-Dol alpha-1,3-mannosyltransferase isoform X1, with product MAAGAGGARKRSAGPPSPIWGTLRALWKDKQRVLFKPEYTLLVTAALWIAEIGINAWVIHRVEYTEIDWKAYMDEVEGVINGTYDYTQLKGDTGPLVYPAGFVYIFTVLYYVTGRGRDVRLGQYLFAVFYLITLLLVFRIYLRTSKVPPFVFFFMCCASYRIHSIFILRLFNDPVAMMLLFVAVNLFLDGRWTLGCCFYSLAVSVKMNVLLFAPGLLFLLLCEFGLLRSIPRLSLCAAIQVALGLPFLLENPLGYVSRSFDLGRQFLFEWTVNWRFLPEEIFLSRYFHLALLGAHLSMLLLFTLYRWNRSEESIIALLKDPAQRKHTSPKLTADQITYTLFTSNFIGVCFSRSLHYQFYVWYFHTLPYLLWSGRVTKLAPLLRVLILGLVELSWNTYPSTVYSSAVLHACHLIILLSLWYGEEAAVDLHKRK from the exons ATGGCAGCTGGAGCAGGAGGTGCGAGAAAGAGATCTGCGGGACCCCCATCTCCGATTTGGGGGACCCTGCGCGCTCTATGGAAGGATAAGCAGCGGGTTCTGTTCAAACCCGAGTATACCCTGCTCGTGACCGCGGCACTTTGGATCGCCGAGATCGGGATCAATGCCTGGGTGATCCACCGAGTTGAAT ATACAGAGATTGATTGGAAAGCCTACATGGATGAGGTGGAGGGGGTTATCAATGGAACGTACGATTACACTCAGCTGAAAGGAGACACTGGCCCCTTGGT GTACCCAGCTGGCTTTGTGTACATCTTCACAGTGCTGTACTACGTGACTGGCCGGGGGAGGGATGTTCGGCTGGGTCAGTACCTCTTCGCTGTCTTCTACCTCATCACGCTGCTCCTGGTGTTTCGTATCTACCTCCGCACCAGCAAG GTGCCCCCCTTCGTATTCTTCTTCATGTGCTGTGCCTCCTATCGGATCCACTCCATCTTCATCCTGCGGCTCTTCAATGACCCCGTGGCCATGATGCTTCTCTTCGTGGCGGTCAACCTCTTCCTGGATGGCCGCTGGACGCTGGGCTGCTGCTTCTACAG TCTGGCAGTGTCTGTGaagatgaatgtgttgctgtTCGCTCCCGGGCTGCTGTTTCTGCTGCTCTGTGAGTTCGGGCTGCTGAGGAGCATCCCCAGGCTCTCCCTCTGTGCAGCTATACAG GTGGCGCTGGGCCTCCCCTTCCTGCTGGAGAACCCGCTGGGCTACGTGAGCCGCTCCTTTGACCTGGGCCGGCAGTTCCTCTTCGAGTGGACTGTGAACTGGCGCTTCCTCCCGGAGGAGATCTTCCTCAGCCGCTATTTCCACCTGGCCCTGCTGGGGGCGCACCTCTCCATGCTGCTGCTCTTCACTCTCTACCGCTGGAACAG GTCTGAGGAGAGCATCATCGCCCTGCTGAAGGACCCAGCCCAGCGCAAACACACCTCGCCGAAGCTCACTGCTGACCA GATCACCTACACGCTGTTCACCTCCAACTTCATCGGGGTGTGTTTCAGCCGCTCGCTGCACTACCAGTTCTATGTGTGGTACTTCCACACGCTGCCCTACCTGCTGTGGAGTGGCCGGGTCACAAAGCTGGCTCCCTTGCTCAG GGTGCTGATCCTGGGGCTGGTGGAGCTGTCCTGGAACACCTATCCCTCCACGGTGTACAGCTCGGCTGTGCTGCACGCCTGCCATCTCATCATCCTGCTGTCTCTGTGGTACGGAGAGGAGGCTGCCGTCGACCTCCACAAACGCAAGTGA
- the vwa5b2 gene encoding von Willebrand factor A domain-containing protein 5B1 isoform X2, which yields MPGLLNRSSWAPLLLKASCVKSCANGYFLGLNAHLTYTNPDSEPVEGVFVYPLQEREVVVGFEAMTAGRVLSVQIQSRARPEDCSLDCCGSSSMELQCTNGHLILDEDTERTTFIIGIGVISPLDIVTVIISTTQELPTLENGAIHLLFPSVFTPIVTGETVQTKSESGGSCDENGCFRAVPGKQDKPSDSAQLCAHTIFTGQATNPQPYEMNFELLVRGACLLAGLESPTHALRADGDPSAKSASATYITLAEEHPYNCNLEIILHLSEPHTPHVLLEEGRLTFQEYEQHIRGRRDFIHCSRKEAESDKRLELVRKRFHKDILLNPVLMLNFCPDLRGAPGDLHRVTRELVFLIDRSGSMSGANIHKIKEAMILAIKSLPPGTLLNIVGFGSTIKTLFSASRVCSEDALSLACEYLQKMRADMGGTNILGALSWVFQQPVHRGYPRQLFILTDGKASNAGKVIELVRRHASTARCFSIGLGPHVCPRLLRGVSRVTGGTAEFLSDGERVQPKLIKSLKKALEPALSDVRIDWYVPDNVEALLSPNEIAPLYPGDRLIGYCTVYDVSAFRSKKAGSKARGSKGQARGSVSSVSQDDLSTPSAGELCRPPERIDIEEALCEISREISSEFSCASTADTGGELDFSSDIRRRILQSSYVQEQYILTRCSVSSESPSSREITMETGSLPQGLEKVSQQGPRSLSRWESPWKPPQQTEAGGVKPEVTMASGSSEEAQRKQRSLARSALSSRSFSSPQGELDMHRLRRALEKVSFDQVMGGRLEESDGATHSMPRKSLTGSNSLLFPASPLDWDSFTDPEYLFSALPPEEAAPPGTDAPTMHCRSLIHGLIGGEPVSWEATASLVSLFAPRAASNRGDVWDEMGHQLTARSVIRDFEIMAEKEVEIEHGPAKRNRLKAIQTSKGCNTISMYTTFTAVDSSTQEGLPASVEVRNAGVRFGPRRGSRSGSRRQRAYSVGLGRRPSSRDSEELDDAFAPTERDDTPASPCSTISWDSSLGGSWYPGSPSAMSVRSQPSVESKTVESFFGSRFSLSRFRGSSSSGKPPPLKPQCVSAEMEESPETETTDYLSLVRLQLASGAFLLNDLYSEKVQIPLERLKRASPFTSHRSSLSPPSCCTSPRAAAGSTPKPTLSQQEPGSLKTNNRRTTGGPFTEGDTITLLDPALTSAPDFSGVLQQADSGRGSETDVCEGSPVQSEAGVAPFDLSSEQQAERDLEGSSWATAVALAWLEHRCAGFFVEWELVAAKADSWLRAQQLPEGMDQAGLKGAARQLFLLLRHWDENIKLNILCYNPNNM from the exons ATGCCAGGACTGCTGAACCGCTCCTCCTGGGCTCCTCTGCTGCTCAAAGCCTCCTGTGTGAAGTCCTGTGCCAATGGCTACTTCCTGGGCCTCAATGCCCACCTCACCTACACCAACCCCGACAGCGAGCCCGTGGAAG GTGTGTTCGTGTACCCCCTGCAGGAGAGGGAGGTGGTGGTCGGGTTCGAGGCCATGACCGCGGGGAGGGTGCTCAGTGTTCAGATCCAGAGCCGAGCCAGGCCTGAAGACTGCTCTCTGGACTGCTGCGGGAGCTCCAGCATGGAGCTGCAGTGCACGAACG GACACCTGATTCTGGATGAAGACACGGAGCGAACCACTTTCATCATTGGCATTGGGGTGATCAGCCCCCTGGATATTGTGACAGTGATCATCAGCACCACCCAGGAGCTCCCCACGCTGGAGAATGGCGCAATCCACCTGCTGTTCCCTTCAGTGTTCACTCCCATAGTGACAGGCGAGACAGTGCAGACCAAGAGCGAGTCAGGGGGGAGTTGTGATGAGAACGG CTGTTTCAGAGCGGTGCCTGGGAAACAGGACAAACCGTCTGACTCTGCCCAGCTGTGTGCCCACACTATCTTCACAGGACAGGCAACGAATCCACAGCCCTACGAGATGAACTTCGAGCTGCTCGTCAGAGGGGCCTGTCTACTGGCCG GGTTGGAGAGCCCCACTCACGCCCTGAGAGCCGACGGGGACCCCAGTGCCAAGTccgcctccgccacctacatcacACTGGCTGAAGAGCATCCCTACAACTGCAACCTGGAGATCATCCTGCACCTGAGCG AGCCTCATACCCCCCATGTGCTGCTGGAAGAGGGGCGGCTCACCTTCCAGGAGTACGAACAGCACATCCGCGGCCGGAGAGACTTCATTCACTGCAGCAGGAAGGAGGCCGAGTCGGACAAGAGG CTGGAGCTCGTGCGGAAGCGCTTCCACAAGGACATCCTGTTGAACCCGGTCCTGATGCTGAACTTCTGCCCAGACCTGCGTGGAGCCCCCGGCGACCTCCACAGGGTCACGCGGGAGCTGGTGTTCCTCATCGACCGGAGCGGCAGCATGAGCGGAGCCAACATCCACAAGATCAAG GAGGCGATGATCCTGGCTATCAAGAGCCTGCCCCCCGGGACCCTGCTGAACATCGTGGGCTTCGGATCCACCATCAAGACCCTCTTCTCCGCCAGCAGGGTCTGCAGTGAG GACGCCCTCTCCTTGGCCTGCGAGTACCTTCAGAAGATGAGAGCTGACATGGGGGGCACCAACATACTGGGGGCTCTGAGCTGGGTGTTCCAGCAGCCAGTGCACCGGGGATACCCGCGGCAACTCTTCATCCTCACCGACGGCAAGGCCAGCAATGCAGGCAAGGTGATCGAGCTGGTGAGGAGGCACGCCAGCACTGCCAG GTGCTTCAGTATAGGGCTGGGTCCTCATGTCTGCCCTCGGCTTCTGAGGGGCGTGTCCAGGGTGACAGGTGGGACAGCAGAGTTCCTCAGCGATGGTGAGAGGGTGCAGCCCAAg CTCATCAAATCTCTTAAGAAAGCATTGGAACCAGCCCTCAGCGACGTGCGGATAGACTGGTACGTGCCAGACAATGTGGAGGCCCTGCTCTCGCCCAATGAGATTGCTCCTTTGTACCCGGGGGACCGCCTCATTGGTTACTGCACTGTTTACGACGTTTCTGCCTTTCGGAGCAAGAAGGCTGGT TCGAAGGCGCGGGGCTCAAAGGGGCAGGCACGGGGCTCGGTCAGCTCCGTGTCCCAGGATGACCTGTCCACCCCCTCGGCTGGAGAGCTCTGCCGCCCCCCTGAGCGCATTGACATCGAGGAGGCCCTGTGTGAGATCTCCCGCGAGATTTCATCTGAGTTCTCCTGCGCCAGCACGGCAGACACAG GTGGAGAGCTGGATTTCTCGAGTGACATTCGCAGACGGATCCTGCAGTCCTCTTATGTCCAGGAGCAGTACATCCTGACGCGGTGCTCAGTCAGCAGCGAGTCGCCCAGCTCTCGCGAGATCACCATGGAGACGGGCTCGCTGCCACAGGGTCTGGAGAAGGTGTCCCAGCAAGGCCCAAGGAGCCTGTCACGCTGGGAGTCACCATGGAAACCACCACAGCAAACCGAGGCAGGAGGAGTGAAACCTGAG GTGACCATGGCGTCGGGCAGCTCGGAGGAGGCTCAGCGGAAGCAGAGGTCCCTGGCCCGCTCTGCCCTGTCCAGCCGCAGCTTCTCCTCCCCGCAGGGAGAGCTGGACATGCACCGGCTGAGACGCGCACTGGAGAAGGTGTCCTTCGACCAGGTTATGGGCGGGAGGCTGGAGGAGAGCGATGGGGCGACGCACTCCATGCCACGCAAGAGCCTGACCGGCTCCA acagcctGCTGTTCCCTGCCTCCCCTCTAGACTGGGACTCCTTCACCGACCCTGAGTATCTCTTCTCTGCCCTGCCCCCCGAGGAGGCAGCCCCGCCTGGGACTGACGCCCCCACGATGCACTGCCGCTCCCTCATTCACGGCCTGATTGGTGGGGAGCCTGTGTCCTGGGAGGCGACAGCCAGTCTGGTGTCTCTGTTTGCTCCCAGGGCGGCGAGCAACCGGGGGGATGTCTGGGATGAGATGGGGCACCAACTGACCGCGCGCTCCGTCATCCGAGACTTCGAGATCATGGCAGAGAAAGAGGTGGAAATCGAGCATG GGCCTGCCAAGAGGAACCGTCTGAAAGCCATTCAGACCAGCAAAGGCTGCAACACCATCTCCATGTACACCACCTTCACAGCGGTGGACTCCAGCACACAGGAGGGACTGCCTGCCTCGGTGGAAGTGCGCAATGCAG GAGTGCGGTTCGGTCCTCGCAGGGGTTCTCGTTCAGGGAGCCGCCGTCAGAGAGCGTACTCCGTGGGTCTGGGGCGCCGGCCGTCCAGCCGGGACTCTGAGGAGCTGGACGATGCCTTCGCACCCACAG AGAGAGATGACACTCCAGCCTCTCCCTGCAGCACGATCTCCTGGGACAGCA GTCTCGGGGGCAGCTGGTACCCAGGCAGTCCCTCCGCCATGTCTGTGCGATCGCAGCCCTCGGTGGAGAGCAAGACTGTAGAGAGCTTCTTTGGGTCCAG GTTCAGCCTGTCCAGGTTTCGGGGCTCCAGTTCTTCAGGAAAGCCACCACCCCTCAAACCGCAGTGTGTCTCAGCTGAGATGGAGGAGTCTCCTGAGACAGAGACCACAGACTACCTCTCTCTG GTGCGTCTCCAGCTGGCGTCGGGGGCGTTCCTCTTGAATGATCTCTACTCCGAGAAGGTCCAGATACCCCTGGAGCGTCTGAAGAGAGCATCTCCCTTCACCAGCCACCGCTCCAGCCTCAGCCCCCCATCCTGCTGCACCTCCCCACGGGCAGCAGCAGGCAGCACCCCCAAACCCACACTTTCCCAGCAGGAGCCTGGGAGCCTTAAAACCAACAACCGCAGAACCACCGGGGGTCCCTTTACTGAAGGGGACACCATCACCCTCCTTGACCCTGCACTGACCTCGGCTCCAGATTTCAGCGGAGTGCTGCAGCAGGCAGACAGCGGGCGCGGCTCCGAGACAGACGTGTGCGAGGGCTCCCCTGTCCAATCAGAGGCAGGCGTGGCGCCCTTCGACCTCTCCAGCGAGCAGCAGGCAGAGAGGGACCTGGAGGGCTCAAGCTGGGCGACGGCAGTGGCTCTGGCCTGGCTGGAGCACCGCTGCGCCGGCTTCTTCGTGGAGTGGGAGCTGGTCGCCGCCAAGGCCGACTCCTGGCTGCGCGCCCAGCAGCTGCCCGAGGGCATGGACCAGGCTGGCCTGAAGGGGGCAGCACGCCAGCTGTTCCTGCTGCTGCGCCACTGGGACGAGAACATCAAGCTCAACATTCTGTGCTACAACCCCAACAACATGTGA